A genomic stretch from Puntigrus tetrazona isolate hp1 unplaced genomic scaffold, ASM1883169v1 S000000008, whole genome shotgun sequence includes:
- the LOC122332250 gene encoding ubiquitin-like modifier-activating enzyme 5 — MATVEELKLRIRELENELIKSKQKQSDAEHHLRPKIDKMSAEVVDSNPYSRLMALKRMGIVQDYEKIRSYAVAVVGVGGVGSVTAEMLTRCGIGKLLLFDYDKVELANMNRLFFQPHQAGLSKVEAAEHTLRNINPDVAFETHNYNITTMDNFTHFMDRISHGGLEEGKPVDLVLSCVDNFEARMAINTACNELGRIWMESGVSENAVSGHIQLIVPGETACFACAPPLVVAANIDEKTLKRDGVCAASLPTTMGVVAGLLVQNVLKYLLGFGTVSYYLGYNAMQDFFPSMTMKANPQCDDRHCRRQQDEYKKKEAERPKQEVLQEEEEVVHEDNEWGIELVSEVSEAELQDASGPVPDLPEGITVAYTIPEKDGASGRRWRNGSEFRRANGSDEKDVRNNKQKENDVLELRRN, encoded by the exons ATGGCAACCGTTGAGGAACTGAAGCTGCGAATCCGTGAGTTAGAAAACGAACTAATTAAATCCAAACAGAAGCAAAGTGATGCTGAACATCACCTCAGACCAAAAATTGATAAAATGAGTGCTGAAGTCGTAGACTCGAACCCATATAG TCGTCTAATGGCACTCAAAAGGATGGGCATAGTTCAAGACTACGAG AAAATCCGCTCGTATGCTGTGGCAGTGGTGGGAGTTGGAGGAGTGGGGAGTGTCACTGCAGAAATGCTCACCAGATGTGGCATTGGTAAG TTGCTGCTGTTCGACTATGATAAGGTGGAGTTGGCCAACATGAACCGGCTCTTCTTCCAGCCACACCAGGCAGGGCTCAGTAAAGTTGAGGCTGCAGAACACACTCTTAG GAACATTAATCCAGATGTTGCTTTTGAGACCCACAATTACAACATCACCACGATGGACAACTTCACGCATTTCATGGACCGCATTAG ccaTGGAGGACTTGAGGAGGGGAAGCCTGTGGATTTGGTCCTCAGTTGTGTTGACAACTTCGAGGCTCGGATGGCTATTAATACT GCATGTAATGAGCTGGGTCGGATCTGGATGGAGTCAGGCGTCAGTGAGAATGCCGTTTCTGGACACATCCAGCTCATCGTCCCTGGAGAAACTGCTTGTTTCGCT tgtgcaCCTCCTCTCGTAGTGGCTGCAAATATCGACGAGAAGACACTGAAGAGAGATGGGGTTTGTGCTGCCAGTCTGCCCACCACAATGGGAGTAGTCGCTGGGCTCCTTGTGCAGAATGTCCTGAA GTATTTGCTGGGGTTTGGGACCGTGAGTTATTACCTGGGCTACAATGCCATGCAGGATTTCTTCCCAAGCATGACAATGAAGGCCAACCCACAGTGTGACGACAGACACTGCAGACGACAGCAGGACGAGTACAAG AAAAAAGAAGCAGAGCGACCAAAGCAGGAAGTATTacaggaagaagaggaagtggTGCACGAGGACAATGAATGGG GCATTGAGCTGGTGTCTGAGGTGTCAGAGGCAGAGCTTCAGGACGCATCAGGACCGGTACCAGATCTGCCCGAGGGCATTACCGTAGCCTACACCATACCTGAGAAA GATGGAGCATCAGGGAGACGGTGGAGAAACGGATCAGAGTTTAGAAGAGCTAATGGCTCAGATGAGAAAGATGTAAggaacaacaaacaaaaggaaaatgaCGTCCTTGAACTCAGAAGAAACTAA
- the LOC122332273 gene encoding LOW QUALITY PROTEIN: nephrocystin-3-like (The sequence of the model RefSeq protein was modified relative to this genomic sequence to represent the inferred CDS: inserted 6 bases in 6 codons), with product MGTASSLVSPGEVIEDGYGGEGGEACEIPVEVKPKARLLRSSFRRGPRVIGASFKSTGSVELEYAAEYERLRKDYEIFRVSKNNEVASMQKKEAKLDEENKRLRAELQALQKTYQKILREKESALEAKYQAMERAATFEHDRDKVKRQFKIFRETKEKEIQDLLRAKRDLESKLQQLHAQGIQIYDPADSDSDDNHTTVTTAGTQCEYWSGGILGSEPSMGSMMQLQQTXQGPEFAHSLIDVEGPLANVSRDDWDAAVASLLQVSPHVSQALWSNTVRCYLIYTQETRAELQAFIQTHSLKLQRFCEGLGHFYLNVSFSEEKAALFAAERRXEIERSSVCVLLLKSSVSSCVVEDVEEAFVKTPDSRPLLLYLRTGERKGEKEEVSTLSPSTRDLLERVNKADKSAKLKVVDHAGSVEEGAALIFTQLERVVKQELLGLELEESGAVEEREEEDSGDVLWDLHDEQEQIEAFQQACSAASRFSFQKYVDRLNDMVAAPPPTPPLLVSGAPGSGKSLLLAKWIELQQKNSPNTLILYHFTGHXLSSSTDPVLIIKRLTVKLLQHFWSISGLSMDPSKILEEFPRWLERLSARHHGNIIIIIDSIDQIQNAERHMKWLIDPLPANVRVLVSVNVETCPQAWRLWPTLHLDPLDPREVKTVISTECVNSDIKLTKDQEKKLERHCRSAATCNALYISLLARLVTHSRSSWTLEKTLQQCASCQDTVSLYRLGLKVALDSLSTDRDEFLLLQLLCLVCASHNGISESEALELFPDLNFPXLTSMLHSLERLXIITYTCGLVRFQHPQACEAVNQEFLDGGKCRGSYREKIIRFFSEQLKQERVTWRVADELPWLLQQXGRSSKLQMSLLNLFVSQNLYKRYGHFSELLAHWQFVGKDKCSMATEYFDSLKDFEKTCESEQSMSQLANLYETLGRFLKDLGMLSQAVAPLQRSLEIRETALDPDHPSVAQSLHQLAGVYVHWRKFGNAEQLYKQAMEICENAYGPEHSTVARELDSLSLLYQKQNKYEQAEKLRKRSVKIRQKTARQKGHMYGFALLKRRALQLEELTLGKDSADCAKTLNELGVLYYLQNNLDAAKMFLTRSLEMRQRVLGPDHPDCAQSLNNLAALHSERKEYESAEELYERALDIRKLALAPDHPSLAYTLKHLAMLYKRRGRLEKAVPLYELALEIREKSFGPKHPSVATALVNLAVLYCQLKQHSDALPLYERALKVYEDSLGRLHPRVGETLKNLAVLSYEEGDFEKAAELYKRAMEIKEAEPSLVCGKAPSHHSSSGDTMSLRSPPLPHTSR from the exons ATGGGTACGGCATCCTCTCTGGTGAGTCCCGGTGAGGTGATCGAGGATGGGTACGGGGGTGAGGGAGGGGAGGCATGTGAGATACCGGTGGAGGTGAAGCCAAAGGCTCGTCTGCTACGGAGCTCCTTCCGTCGCGGGCCTCGTGTCATCGGCGCCAGCTTCAAATCTACCGGATCTGTGGAACTGGAGTACGCGGCTGAGTATGAAAGGCTCAGGAAGGACTATGAGATCTTTCGGGTCAGCAAGAACAATGAGGTTGCCTCCATGCAGAAGAAAGAAGCCAAGCTGGATGAGGAGAACAAGAGACTGCGCGCTGAGCTGCAG GCCCTTCAGAAGACTTACCAGAAGATTCTTCGAGAGAAGGAAAGTGCCCTGGAGGCAAAGTATCAAGCCATGGAGAGAGCTGCTACCTTTGAACACGACAGAGACAAGGTTAAACGGCAGTTTAAG ATATTCCGTGAgactaaagaaaaggaaattcaGGATTTGCTGCGGGCAAAACGAGATCTAGAGTCAAAACTTCAACAGCTGCACGCTCAAGGCATTCAGATTTATGATCCAGCAGACTCGGATTCAGACGACAACCACACCACCGTCACGA CTGCAGGAACTCAGTGTGAGTACTGGAGTGGAGGCATTTTGGGAAGTGAGCCGTCTATGGGCAGTATGATGCAGTTACAGCAGA CACAGGGTCCTGAATTCGCTCACAGTCTCATCGACGTGGAGGGGCCGCTTGCCAATGTCAGCAGAG ATGACTGGGATGCAGCTGTAGCCAGTCTGCTGCAAGTTTCTCCTCACGTCTCTCAGGCTCTGTGGAGTAACACAGTCCGCTGCTACCTCATATACACGCAGGAGACCAGAGCGGAGCTGCAGGCCTTTATACAA actcATTCTTTGAAGCTGCAGAGGTTTTGTGAGGGTTTGGGACATTTCTACCTAAACGTGTCGTTTTCTGAAGAGAAGGCTGCTCTGTTTGCCGCTGAACGCA CTGAGATCGAGAGGAGCTCTGTGTGCGTGCTGCTGCTCAAGTCCTCGGTGTCCAG ttgcGTTGTAGAGGATGTGGAGGAAGCGTTCGTGAAAACCCCAGACTCTCGGCCTCTCTTGCTGTATTTGCGAACCGGtgagagaaaaggagaaaaggAAGAAGTCTCAACCCTTAGCCCATCGACTAGAGACTTGCTAGAGAGAGTTAACAAAGCTGACAAGAGTGCCAAACTTAAG GTGGTGGATCATGCAGGGTCTGTGGAGGAAGGTGCTGCTCTTATCTTCACTCAGCTTGAGAGAGTTGTCAAACAG GAGTTGTTAGGATTGGAGTTAGAAGAGAGTGGAGCGgtggaggagagagaagaggaagactCTGGTGATGTGCTGTGGGATCTTCATGATGAGCAGGAGCAGATTGAGGCGTTCCAGCAGGCTTGCAGCGCTGCTTCCAGATTCAGCTTCCAGAAG tatGTCGACCGACTCAATGACATGGTAGCCGCCCCTCCACCCACCCCACCATTGCTGGTATCTGGTGCACCTGGATCGGGAAAATCACTTCTGCTTGCTAAATG GATAGAGTTACAGCAGAAAAACTCTCCCAACACGCTCATCCTGTATCACTTTACGGGAC CTCTCTCTAGCAGCACAGATCCAGTCCTCATCATTAAGCGCCTCACAGTGAAG CTGCTCCAGCATTTCTGGTCTATTTCCGGTCTTTCGATGGACCCTTCTAAGATCCTCGAAGAGTTCCCGCGCTGGCTAGAGCGGCTGTCTGCACGTCACCATGGCAACATCATAATCATTATTGACTCCATTGACCAAATACAG AATGCTGAGCGACACATGAAGTGGTTGATTGATCCTCTTCCTGCTAATGTGAGAGTACTGGTGTCAGTTAATGTGGAGACCTGCCCACAGGCATGGAg ATTGTGGCCCACGCTGCACCTAGACCCACTCGATCCCAGAGAGGTGAAGACTGTCATCAGCACAGAGTGTGTGAACAGTGATATCAAACTCACCAAAGATCAG GAAAAGAAGTTGGAGAGACATTGCCGTTCAGCTGCGACATGCAACGCGCTCTATATCTCATTACTGGCGAGACTTGTTACGCA CTCTAGATCTTCCTGGACATTGGAGAAGACTCTACAGCAGTGTGCATCGTGTCAAGATACAGTATCGCTATACAGACTGGGCCTGAAGGTGGCGCTAGACTCACTCAGCACAGATCGGGA TGAATTTCTACTTCTGCAGTTATTGTGCCTCGTGTGTGCCAGTCACAACGGCATCAGTGAATCAGAGGCTTTGGAGCTGTTCCCAGACCTGAATTTTC GCCTCACCTCAATGCTCCACAGTCTGGAGAGAC TCATCATTACCTACACCTGTGGTCTCGTTCGCTTTCAGCACCCACAG GCATGTGAAGCGGTCAACCAAGAGTTTCTGGATGGGGGCAAATGTCGTGGATCCTACAGAGAGAAAATCATTCGGTTCTTCAGTGAACAGCTGAA GCAAGAACGAGTGACATGGAGGGTGGCTGATGAATTGCCGTGGTTACTGCAGC CAGGAAGATCAAGTAAACTTCAGATGAGTTTGCTTAACTTGTTTGTGTCCCAGAACCTGTACAAGAGGTAC GGTCATTTCTCTGAGCTGCTGGCACACTGGCAGTTTGTTGGTAAGGATAAGTGCTCAATGGCGACGGAGTATTTCGACTCATTGAAAGACTTTGAGAAGACCTGTGAGAGTGAGCAGAGCATGAGCCAACTGGCGAACCTGTACGAGACACTGGGCCGCTTCCTCAAAGACCTGGGAATGCTCAGTCAG GCGGTGGCCCCCTTGCAGCGATCCTTGGAGATCCGTGAGACGGCTCTGGATCCGGACCACCCAAGTGTGGCTCAGTCCCTGCACCAGCTGGCAGGGGTTTACGTTCATTGGAGGAAATTTGGAAACGCAGAGCAGTTGTACAAACAAGCTATGGAGATTTGTGAAAACGCTTACGGCCCTGAACACAGCACTGTGGCTAGAGAACTAGACTCACTCTCACTCCTCTACCAGAAGCAAAACAA ATATGAGCAGGCCGAGAAGTTGAGAAAGAGGTCGGTCAAGATCAGACAGAAGACGGCACGACAGAAAGGCCACATG tatGGTTTCGCTCTCTTAAAGCGACGGGCACTGCAGTTAGAGGAACTTACTCTTGGCAAAGACTCAGCTGATTGTGCCAAGACTCTAAATGAGCTTGGAGTGCTTTATTACCTGCAGAACAACCTGGA TGCTGCAAAAATGTTCTTGACCCGTTCCCTGGAGATGCGCCAGCGTGTGCTGGGACCGGATCACCCTGACTGCGCCCAGTCTCTGAACAACCTAGCTGCTCTTCACAGCGAGAGGAAAGAGTACGAGAGTGCAGAGGAGCTGTATGAAAGAGCACTTGACATCCGTAAACTCGCACTCGCACCAGATCATCCTTCTCTCGCCTACACCCTCAAACACTTGGCCATGCTTTATAAACGCAGG GGGAGGCTGGAAAAGGCAGTTCCTCTATATGAACTGGCTCTTGAAATCAGAGAGAAGAGCTTCGGGCCTAAACACCCCAGTGTTGCCACCGCTTTAGTTAACCTTGCAGTGCTCTACTGCCAGCTG aAGCAGCACAGTGATGCTTTGCCTTTATACGAGCGTGCTCTAAAGGTATATGAGGACAGTCTTGGCCGACTGCACCCTCGTGTTGGAGAGACTCTGAAAAACCTGGCTGTACTCAG CTATGAAGAGGGAGATTTCGAGAAGGCTGCTGAACTGTACAAGCGAGCAATGGAAATAAAGGAGGCAGAGCCATCTCTGGTGTGCGGTAAAGCCCCCTCACATCACTCATCTAGCGGCGATACCATGAGCCTGCGAAGCCCCCCCTTACCTCACACTTCAAGGTGA
- the LOC122332251 gene encoding uracil nucleotide/cysteinyl leukotriene receptor-like, translating into MLRCFATIYVSPKEVEIYLSSHLENILLTTFYAVIFVLSVPSNALALWVFSHRNINNTPSKEFLKHLAIADMSYVLVLPMRVIYHMSESHWPLGEGACRVVGFLFFVNLYCSMYFMTCISVDRLLACTVPHKTHSLRKTRNAKVVCAVLWVMVTISMLPVLFSKREVTRQVQNNVTVCEKLYIEQSSNPTGALVSTAIAFLIPLVTLSISYILIFAKVKKMTFKERTPAQRKGMRMIVLTVVNFLIAFVPYHIQRFVFIRQHDDMSKSESERQMLHLGNRITSALTCVSGVLDPVMYFFLARNYRETLLQLCGRNPKDEQSTT; encoded by the exons ATGCTTCGCTGCTTCGCAACCATTTATGTATCTCCTAAAGAGGTGGA GATTTACCTCAGCTCTCACTTAGAGAACATCCTGCTCACAACCTTCTACGCTGTCATCTTCGTCCTCTCAGTCCCGAGTAATGCCCTGGCACTTTGGGTGTTCTCCCACCGCAACATCAACAACACCCCTTCCAAAGAGTTTCTGAAGCACCTGGCTATAGCGGACATGTCCTATGTCTTGGTGCTCCCGATGCGAGTGATTTACCACATGTCAGAGAGCCACTGGCCTCTTGGTGAAGGGGCCTGTCGTGTGGTTGGTTTCCTGTTCTTCGTCAACCTCTACTGCAGCATGTACTTTATGACTTGTATCAGCGTAGACCGTCTGTTGGCTTGCACTGTGCCACACAAAACTCACAGCCTGAGAAAGACCAGGAATGCCAAAGTGGTATGTGCGGTGCTGTGGGTCATGGTGACTATTTCCATGTTACCTGTCCTGTTCTCTAAAAGGGAAGTGACTAGACAAGTGCAGAATAATGTGACAGTGTGTGAAAAGCTGTACATAGAGCAGTCCTCCAATCCCACCGGCGCGTTGGTGTCAACTGCCATTGCATTTTTGATACCTCTGGTCACCCTGAGCATTTCTTACATTCTTATATTTGCCAAAGTGAAAAAGATGACTTTTAAAGAAAGGACACCTGCTCAGCGTAAGGGAATGAGAATGATCGTTCTAACTGTGGTTAACTTCCTAATTGCATTTGTGCCCTATCATATTCAACGCTTCGTGTTTATCCGACAGCACGACGACATGTCAAAGTCAGAATCTGAAAGGCAAATGTTGCATTTAGGAAATCGCATCACTTCAGCTTTAACATGCGTAAGTGGAGTGTTGGATCCTGTCATGTACTTCTTTCTGGCTAGAAACTATCGAGAGACCCTTCTGCAGCTTTGTGGTAGAAACCCCAAAGATGAACAATCCACCACATGA